TGACTCATTTTGTTGTGTTGTTGTTGGCCACAAAATTACTTTAAAAGGTAAGACTACCAAAGTAATTTACTGTTATTTACTTCTTCGTTCATATATTACTGTATCTCTCCAAACTCCATTGAGCTCAGCAATTCTTTCTCTAAAGCCCACTTTTCTAAATCCAAACTTCTCATGAAGTCGAACACTTCCAATATTTTCAGGAAACATACTAGAATATAATGTCCAAATTCCATTCTCTTCAGAAGATTCTATTAGCTTTTCCATGAGAGAAGCACCAATTCCTTTTCCTACAGCATTTAGCTTTATATAAACACTCACCTCTGCAACTCCTCGATATTCAAATCGTTTAGAAACTGGAGCCAATGTACACCACCCTAAAACTTCTTCTTCCTGAACCATTATAAATCTGCTGTGCTTATGACAATTAGAATCCCATGCTTTCCAGTCTGGAACTTGTGTTCTAAAGGTCGCATTACCAGTTAAAATTCCTTCTTTGTAAATCTCAGCAACTTGCGGCCAATGTTCCTTTTTAAGTGGTAGTATTGTCAAAACATCCTATTTTGTAAATAACAGCTCTCTGTATTTTGTTAATGGCCATAAATTATCATCCACTAACAATTCAAGTTTATCCACATGATATCGTATATCCTCTAAGTAAGGTTTTACTTTATTACAATACGCATCTGCGTTCTTTTGTCCACTGAATTTATTTGCTTTTTTTCGCTCATCGGTCATTTGCTCAATCTTTGAATTGATTTCTGCAATATGATTTGAAATACGCTTAATTAAATCGATTTGTTCTGATGCATATTGATTGAAATCTTTTCCAAAAATCTCCTTCAATCCTTTTACGTTTTCAATTAACGTATTTTGATATTGAATTACTGTTGGAATTACATGATTTCTAGAAATATCTCCTAAAACTCTACTTTCAATTTGAATTCTTTTTGCGTACTCTTCAAGTTCTATTTCGTGTCGAGCTTCAACTTCAATCTTATTCATTACACCCATTTCCTCAAAAAGCTGAATATTCTTCTTTGATATCTTTGCTTTTAAAGCTTCAGGTGTAGCTTTATTATTACTTAATCCACGTTTCTTTGCTTCTTTCTCCCAAGCTTCACCATAACCATCTCCCTCAAATCGGATTTTTTTAGAAGCTTTTATGTATTCTCTTAATACATTGAAAACAGCTTCATCCTTTTTTAACTCTTTACTCTCAATTAAAGAATCAACTTCCTTTTTAAAATCTTTTAGCTGTTTGGCAATTATGGTATTTAAAACAGTCATTGGTCCTGCACAATTAGACCATGAACCCACAGCTCTTAATTCAAATTTATTTCCTGTGAATGCAAAAGGAGAAGTTCTATTTCTATCTGTATTGTCTAATAAGATTTCTGGAATTTTACCCACAATATTTAACTTTAAGTCTGTTTTTTCTTGTGGAGATAATTTTCCTTTCGTTACATTTTCTAACTCATCTAAAACCTCAGAAAGTTGTGAACCAATAAATACAGAAATAATTGCTGGTGGAGCTTCATTTGCTCCTAATCTATGATCATTACTTGCACTTGCAATAGAAGCTCTAATTAATTCTTCATAATCATGAACAGCTTTAATTGTATTCACAAAAAATGTCAAGAATTGTAGATTTTTCATTGGAGTTTTCCCAGGACTTAATAAGTTAACTCCTGTATTTGTGCTTAGACTCCAGTTATTATGTTTTCCAGATCCGTTAATTCCTTTGAAAGGTTTCTCATGAAATAAAACTTTAAAATTATGTCGTTGCGAAACCTTCTCCATTAAATCCATTAATAAAGAATTATGATCAACGGCTAAATTAGCTTCTTCAAATATAGGTGCAACTTCGAATTGATTTGGAGCAACTTCGTTATGTCTAGTTTTAACAGGAATTCCTAACAGCATACACTCTTGTTCAAGATCTCTCATGAAGTTCATAATACGAGTTGGAATAGATCCAAAATAATGATCTTCTAATTGCTGTCCCTTAGCTGATGAATGTCCTAAAAGCGTTCTTCCAGTCATCATGATGTCTGGCCTTGATGCTGCAAGCGCTTTATCAATTAAAAAATATTCTTGTTCCCATCCTAAGGTTGCATTTACCTTTGAAACATTCTTATCAAAATATTTACAAACTGCAGTTGCAGATTCATCAATTGCTTGTAAAGCTCTTAGTAAAGGCGCTTTATTATCTAAAGCTTCTCCTGTATATGCAACAAAAACAGTTGGTATACATAAGGTTGTTTCATATATAAATGCATTTGAAGTAGGATCCCAAGCTGTATAACCTCGAGCTTCAAAAGTATTTCGAATACCTCCATTAGGAAAAGACGAAGCATCTGGTTCTTGTTGAACCAATTTTCCACCATCAAACAATTCCATCGCCTCGCCATCATTTATAGTTTCAAAAAAAGCATCGTGCTTCTCTGCAGTTGCTCCTGTTAAAGGTTGAAACCAGTGCGTATAATGAGTAGCGCCTTTTGATAGTGCCCAACTTTTCATACTCACAGCAATTTGATCTGCAATCTTTCTATCTATTTTATATCCAAATTCAATTGCATCTTTAACTCCTTTATATGCCTCTTTGGTCATATACTGGAGCATTGCTTTATCATTAAAAACGTGCTGAGCAAACAATTCAGATCGTTTCTTATTCT
This genomic window from Tenacibaculum sp. 190524A05c contains:
- a CDS encoding N-acetyltransferase family protein, translating into MTILPLKKEHWPQVAEIYKEGILTGNATFRTQVPDWKAWDSNCHKHSRFIMVQEEEVLGWCTLAPVSKRFEYRGVAEVSVYIKLNAVGKGIGASLMEKLIESSEENGIWTLYSSMFPENIGSVRLHEKFGFRKVGFRERIAELNGVWRDTVIYERRSK
- a CDS encoding glutamine synthetase III — encoded protein: MATIRFNALQETLNRKVIKIEENKKRSELFAQHVFNDKAMLQYMTKEAYKGVKDAIEFGYKIDRKIADQIAVSMKSWALSKGATHYTHWFQPLTGATAEKHDAFFETINDGEAMELFDGGKLVQQEPDASSFPNGGIRNTFEARGYTAWDPTSNAFIYETTLCIPTVFVAYTGEALDNKAPLLRALQAIDESATAVCKYFDKNVSKVNATLGWEQEYFLIDKALAASRPDIMMTGRTLLGHSSAKGQQLEDHYFGSIPTRIMNFMRDLEQECMLLGIPVKTRHNEVAPNQFEVAPIFEEANLAVDHNSLLMDLMEKVSQRHNFKVLFHEKPFKGINGSGKHNNWSLSTNTGVNLLSPGKTPMKNLQFLTFFVNTIKAVHDYEELIRASIASASNDHRLGANEAPPAIISVFIGSQLSEVLDELENVTKGKLSPQEKTDLKLNIVGKIPEILLDNTDRNRTSPFAFTGNKFELRAVGSWSNCAGPMTVLNTIIAKQLKDFKKEVDSLIESKELKKDEAVFNVLREYIKASKKIRFEGDGYGEAWEKEAKKRGLSNNKATPEALKAKISKKNIQLFEEMGVMNKIEVEARHEIELEEYAKRIQIESRVLGDISRNHVIPTVIQYQNTLIENVKGLKEIFGKDFNQYASEQIDLIKRISNHIAEINSKIEQMTDERKKANKFSGQKNADAYCNKVKPYLEDIRYHVDKLELLVDDNLWPLTKYRELLFTK